Proteins encoded together in one Vigna angularis cultivar LongXiaoDou No.4 chromosome 5, ASM1680809v1, whole genome shotgun sequence window:
- the LOC108339285 gene encoding TMV resistance protein N, whose protein sequence is MACNKRQRSSSSHTNNFDVFVSFRGADTRNGFTNHLFAALQRKGVVAFTDDQTIQKGDFLESELLLAIEGSRVFIVVFSKDYASSTWCMKELTKIVDWVEVTGRSLLPIFYDVTPSEVRKQSGEFAKAFAEHEERFKDDLEMVKEWRAALKTSCDRCGWDVQNKQQYEEIENVVEEVINILGRDQIWNFGDDLVDMHSRVKKLEELLDLSANDIVHLVGIVGMGGIGKTTLATALFNKISPQFNACCYHDDLSKIYCNFGAASAQKQLLCQALNQGNIEIHNASHGTMLIRTRLCHLKALVVVDNVDQVEQLKKLGLQSEYLGAGSRIIIISRNCRILQNYGVNKVYEVEVLDKTQSLQLLRKKAFRSNDIGKEHKGLTLDILKYVNGLPLAIEVLGSFLLDRDVCEWRSALTRMEENPSKDIMDVLRISYDGLENIEKEIFLDIACFFSNNNSYSWEPTVKKFLDYRQFYPDIGMKVLIEKSLISRQNGNIKMHDLLKELGKSIVREKAPKEPRKWSRLWNYKDLQKVMKINKEAKNVEAIFIEQHEKEFLQGRIRVDTLSKMDQLELLILKNVNCYGTLNFISNELRYLFWNHFPWLSLPSTFFPDQLVELILPHSNIKQLWEGKKCLPNLRNLDLSHSKNPIEAPDLSEVPRLTYLDLKGCIQLVHIHPSIGILRDLRRLNLKSCKNLIEVSDLSEVPRLTDLNLKGCIQLVHIHPSIGILRDLRLLNLKNCKNLVLNLNILFGISSLKTLNISGCSQLLNSKMLMDPSDTKHLEKVDKNTNIIQLPTSSVYKLLMLPFHFFYPPKPQVSLGLLSSFLSFSVPCLCDLDISFCNLLQIPDEIGNLRSLKLLNLGGNKFVTLPSTIKQLSNLRCLNLTQCKELKYLPELPKIQEITIGRCYSLYTFDCSKLSDMEHCYSIFFSWMTKNLEDYLVPRMEIVIPGIEIPKWFSKQNASTSISMDPSAVIDDPNWIGVSICALFVTHEGPVNLDERDYPTNDTLYYGVNNFINFGLKMYSRVSLKFKKDLVTVGLDYLLIVFYSRQDFIHLLNGHSDTMHDLQAVKFETWVESLPGLRFMVKKCGYRWVFKEDLQQFNSDKFFSRNSSSRKRKLLTSE, encoded by the exons ATGGCTTGCAACAAAAGACAACGGAGCTCTTCATCACACACCAATAATTTTGATGTGTTTGTTAGCTTTAGAGGCGCAGATACTCGTAACGGTTTCACAAATCACCTTTTTGCAGCTCTTCAAAGAAAAGGAGTTGTTGCTTTCACAGATGACCAAACAATCCAGAAAGGGGACTTTTTGGAGTCTGAACTCTTGCTCGCAATTGAAGGATCACGCGTTTTCATTGTTGTCTTCTCAAAGGACTATGCATCATCCACATGGTGCATGAAAGAGCTTACGAAGATCGTCGATTGGGTTGAAGTAACAGGTCGAAGTTTGCTCCCTATTTTCTATGATGTCACTCCTTCTGAGGTCCGAAAACAGAGTGGAGAGTTTGCAAAAGCTTTTGCTGAACACGAAGAAAGGTTCAAAGATGACTTGGAAATGGTAAAAGAATGGAGGGCAGCTCTCAAAACAAGCTGCGATCGTTGTGGGTGGGATGTGCAAAATAA GCAACAatatgaagaaattgaaaacGTTGTTGAAGAGGTAATCAACATATTGGGTCGTGATCAAATTTGGAATTTTGGCGATGATTTAGTTGACATGCATTCTCGTGTTAAAAAATTGGAAGAACTTCTAGATCTGAGTGCTAATGATATTGTTCACCTTGTGGGAATTGTTGGAATGGGTGGAATAGGAAAGACCACACTTGCAACTGCATTGTTCAATAAAATCTCTCCTCAATTTAATGCTTGTTGTTACCATGATGATTTAAGcaaaatttattgtaattttggAGCAGCAAGTGCACAAAAACAACTTCTTTGTCAAGCTCTAAATCAAGGAAATATCGAGATACACAATGCTTCCCATGGAACTATGTTGATAAGAACTAGATTATGTCACTTAAAAGCGCTTGTTGTTGTTGATAATGTTGATCAAGTTGAACAATTAAAGAAATTGGGTTTGCAATCTGAATATCTGGGTGCAGGGAGCAGAATCATCATAATTTCTAGAAATTGTCGTATCTTGCAAAATTACGGAGTAAATAAAGTTTACGAAGTTGAAGTCTTGGACAAAACTCAATCTCTTCAATTACTTCGCAAGAAAGCTTTTAGATCGAATGATATTGGGAAAGAACATAAAGGGTTGACATTAGATATACTGAAGTATGTGAATGGTCTTCCTTTAGCTATTGAAGTATTGGGCTCATTTTTACTTGATCGAGATGTTTGTGAATGGAGAAGTGCATTGACTAGAATGGAAGAAAATCCAAGCAAAGATATCATGGATGTGTTGCGAATAAGTTATGATGGATTGGAGAATATAGAGAAAGAAATATTTCTAGATATTGCTTGTTTCTTCTCCAATAATAATTCCTACTCATGGGAGCCAACAGTGAAGAAATTTTTGGACTATCGACAATTTTATCCTGACATTGGTATGAAAGTTCTGATTGAGAAGTCACTTATAAGTCGTCAAAATGGAAATATTAAAATGCATGACTTGTTGAAAGAGTTGGGTAAGAGTATTGTCCGAGAAAAAGCACCCAAAGAACCAAGGAAGTGGAGCAGGTTATGGAACTACAAGGATCTCCAAAAAGtcatgaaaataaataag GAAGCCAAAAATGTTGAAGCTATATTTATTGAACAACATGAAAAAGAGTTTCTACAAGGAAGAATAAGAGTGGATACTTTATCAAAAATGGATCAGCTTGAGTTGCTCATTCTGAAGAATGTGAACTGTTATGGAACTCTCAATTTCATTTCTAATGAACTGAGATATCTATTTTGGAATCACTTTCCTTGGTTGTCTTTGCCATCAACTTTCTTTCCAGATCAACTTGTAGAATTGATCCTACCTCATAGCAATATCAAGCAATTATGGGAAGGAAAAAAG TGTCTGCCTAATTTGAGAAATTTGGATCTGAGTCACTCCAAAAATCCTATTGAGGCGCCAGACTTAAGTGAGGTTCCACGTCTTACGTATCTTGATCTCAAAGGATGTATACAACTAGTCCACATCCATCCATCCATTGGTATTCTAAGAGACCTTCGTCgtttgaatttgaaaagttgtaaaaatCTTATTGAGGTGTCAGACTTAAGTGAGGTTCCACGTCTTACGGATCTTAATCTCAAAGGATGTATACAACTAGTCCACATCCATCCATCCATTGGTATTCTAAGAGACCTTCGTCTTTTGAATTTGAAGAATTGTAAAAATCTTGTCCTTAATCTGAATATCCTTTTTGGGATCAGTTCTCTTAAGACCTTAAATATCTCAGGCTGTTCACAATTACTTAATAGTAAGATGTTAATGGACCCAAGTGACACAAAACATTTGGAGAAAGttgataaaaatacaaatatcatCCAATTGCCAACATCCTCTGTATACAAACTTCTAATGTTGCCTTTCCATTTTTTCTACCCTCCAAAACCTCAAGTTTCACTTGGTTTGTTATCGTCTTTTTTGTCTTTCTCTGTCCCGTGTTTGTGTGATCTTGACATAAGCTTCTGTAATCTACTTCAAATCCCAGATGAAATTGGGAACTTACgttctttaaaattattaaatttgggGGGAAACAAATTTGTGACACTACCAAGCACCATCAAGCAACTTTCCAATCTTCGATGTTTGAACTTGACACAGTGCAAGGAGTTAAAATATTTGCCCGAGCTTCCAAAAATACAAGAAATTACAATTGGCAGATGCTATAGCTTATACACTTTTGACTGCTCCAAGTTGAGTGATATGGAACACTGTTATAgcatatttttttcttggatGACGAAAAATCTTGAG GATTACTTGGTCCCTCGGATGGAAATTGTTATTCCTGGAATTGAAATTCCAAAATGGTTCAGTAAACAAAACGCAAGTACATCAATAAGTATGGACCCATCTGCTGTTATAGATGACCCAAATTGGATAGGTGTTTCCATTTGTGCTCTATTTGTCACACACGAAGGTCCTGTGAATTTGGATGAAAGAGATTATCCTACAAACGATACTCTTTATTACGGTGTCAataatttcatcaactttggGCTAAAAATGTATTCAAGAGTTTCtctaaaattcaagaaagatctGGTGACAGTTGGGTTAGATTATTTGTTAATAGTGTTTTACTCTCGACAAGATTTCATTCATCTTCTAAATGGACATTCAGATACCATGCATGATCTTCAAGCAGTTAAATTTGAAACTTGGGTTGAGAGTCTTCCAGGTTTACGTTTTATGGTGAAGAAGTGCGGGTATCGTTGGGTATTTAAGGAGGATCTTCAACAATTCAACTCAGACAAGTTTTTCAGCAGAAATTCTTCATCACGGAAGAGGAAGCTTCTAACAAGTGAGTAA